The Helicobacter pylori NQ4053 genome contains a region encoding:
- a CDS encoding flagellar FLiS export co-chaperone encodes MDILKTLQKHLGGVETSDFKTNAIEKSQQIAKFSRDMKNINESVGALQVLQIACKKLFNKSMGLEDKDALQASIIKQELREIVENCQFLASPLFDTQLNIAINDEVFSMIVANPLNLLENVGEFQAYLEEKLNEIKELLGYLSESLSNPKAFTPSFSNKNLKDLLNDNLRA; translated from the coding sequence ATGGATATTTTAAAAACTCTTCAAAAGCATTTGGGCGGTGTTGAAACAAGCGATTTTAAAACTAATGCGATAGAAAAATCCCAACAAATCGCCAAATTTAGTAGGGACATGAAAAATATAAACGAGAGCGTTGGAGCGTTACAAGTCTTGCAAATCGCTTGCAAAAAGCTTTTCAATAAGAGCATGGGTTTAGAAGATAAAGACGCTTTGCAAGCTTCTATCATCAAACAAGAATTGCGAGAAATTGTAGAAAATTGCCAGTTTTTAGCCTCCCCTTTGTTTGACACCCAGCTCAACATTGCAATCAATGATGAAGTTTTTTCCATGATTGTGGCTAATCCTTTGAATTTATTGGAAAATGTGGGCGAATTTCAAGCTTATTTGGAAGAAAAATTAAACGAAATTAAGGAATTATTAGGTTATTTGAGTGAAAGCCTTTCAAACCCTAAAGCCTTTACGCCAAGTTTTTCAAATAAAAACCTTAAAGATTTGTTGAACGATAACTTGAGGGCTTAA